CTTCCTCCTTACTTCTCCAGAGATCAGTTCTTCTGACCAAGGCTGGATTTACAGGAGACCAGGTTTCCTaacaagggatgggaagagcttaTCCCACAGAGGTAAAAGAGGTTTAGGACAGGAGGTATCAGGCCTAATTAGCTGAGCTTTACACTAGGTATGAAGGGGGCCAGGGGTGAAAGTGGGGTCACTGGAGAGGAGCCCGAATGTGACATACCAGTACCTGGAGGAGAAGGGTGTGCAAGCAAGGGCTCCCAGTCCTGTGTCTTgatgaaggaggagaagggcacTGCATATGTCTGGGGGAAGACAGGAGTTGGTGTGAGGTTGGGGGCTATGGGAATATTGGAGTATAATCAGGAGGTGATTTGGGCTTCTCCCAGACAAAAGGAGGCCCCAGCTGAGGTGCATCTAcaccaatgcacacagcatgggcaacaaacaggacgAGCTGGCAGCCATtgcacagcaggacagctgtgatgtagttgtcatcacagaaatgtgctgGGATGCctgtcacagctggaacacTGCAGTGAATGGATagaagctcttcagaaggaataggaaaggaaggagaagtggTGGTGTGGCTCTGTCTGTTAGGGAATGTTTTGACTTCATAGAGCTTGATTCCAGGGATGAAAAAGTTGAGTGTTTATGGGtaaggaagaaggggaaggcagTATTGTATTTGGAGTCTGTTTCAGACCCCCCTGTTGCCTTTCGGTTAAAGGCACGACCTGGTTCCCGGAGTGGCGCGCGGTTGCTAAGTAACGAGGTAGTCAGACGCCGAGATGGGGTGAGCAGCCAAGAGAGCCAAGAGAGAGCTTATTGCCACATGGCAAGGGTTTAAATAGACGCGCCTTGTGCCTTGTTGCCTAACTTCCGCCGTGTCACAGCTCACATCCTATTGGCTACAGGGGGAGGGGCCTCTGACTTCCCGTAACATCGCGAGATCTTCCGAGCGCCAGGCCCTGTCTAaccacatttcccccctccctatgCCCAAtagattaaaatataattacaaaaatataCTTATAATGTTAGTTAAAAATCTATCCTCTTTAAATTATATGATTATCATCATTTAGTGCAAATCTTAAAGACACGTGCAAAATTATATCCCTTATCCCTGAGTTAAAAACTTAAAGCACCATAAGTGAATGGGGGTTAGAATAAGTTAGTAAgacataaaaagtaaaatctgagGTAGTTTGTGTCTATCTGAGTAGCACAATGGGAACGTCCGCCTTTGTACGAGATCTGCAGGCGTGGGTGCTTGAGATGTGGACGGGGAAGTTGCTGGCATGTCTTCTCCTGCCACCGGAAAACGCGGATTGCGAGGGCGCCCAATGATGCAGTTCTGTGGACAAAAACTAAGAATCGTCATTAGTTTCATCCCGACGGTCCGGTTTAATGGATTTAAGCGGACACCACTTAACTTGACCATCTTTTTTGATCGCAGCGTAACCTCGCCCCGTTAGCAGTAATCTCCACCCCTTTTCCCATTCTCCCAGCTCATTTCTGACCACAATTAATGGGCCCTCCTCCATCGTTCGAGTGGCCCAGTGTTTTTGGGCGGGGCTATTCACCTCCTCACGCCTGGGGAATTGATTTAGTGCTAGTAGGGCGGTCGCTAGCAAGCGAGCCTGGTCTCCCGAAGGAATAACGTTGGTAAGACCTTCTGATCTAGCCAAGACCTCTAGTTTAGATTTCAAGGTCTGATTTGCCCGTTCGACAATGGCCTGCCCTGTGCTGTTGTATGGAATGCCATGTACCAAAGCAATGCCCCATTTTTGGGCGAAAGCTTGGACAGATTTAGATACAAAATTTGGGCCGTTGTCTGTCTTGCTTCGACTAGGGACACCGAGCCACGCCATGGCCGTCAGCCAGTGCTGAATGGTTGCCTTGGAATCAGTCTTAAGGTGTTGGGTGGCAACAATCATCCCACTATACGTGTCTACAGTCACTGCTAACCACGCTCGGGGTTTTAGCAGCTGGCAGAGTGTGAAATCGGTCTGCCACACCTCAGAGGCTTTAAGACCCCTGGGGTTCACACCACTAGACCACAGTGGCGCTTTTTGACAGTGGGGACATGTGGCTACCACATGTTTTGCATCAGTAGCTGAAATTCCACATCTCTTTACTAACGCTTTGGCACCAATGTGGAGAGACTCATGTAGCTGTCGGGCGTCTCTCAGTGTCCACAATCCTTTCGCAGCTGCATCCGCCTTGTCGTTGCCAGTttggaaaaagcctttaatTGGGTTGTGGCTGTTCACATGGATGACCGAGATAGTACCCTTTCGGGAAGAGAGTGCGTCTTCCAGCATCAGAGCAGCTATAGATGTTGACATGCCGGGCCCTGACATGGCCAAGCAAAGTCTGGCCACGAACATTGAGTCTGTCACGAAATTAAGATGTTCTGCCGGGAACAGTCCACATGCCAGTACTACAGCCGATGCTTCTAGCTGCTGAACTGAAAGGGCACGGTCAGTCATTTTAACACAGCGCCACTCTTCACCTACTTGCCACACCGCTGCTGCGGTCGAAGTCGCTGAAGAGGCATCTGTGAATACTGTCGGTCCTGGTTGAGGTCGGTTCATGACCTTCCGTGGAAGGTCGATGTCAACAACTGTCAGCATCTGGGTCCAGGGGGGTTTCGAGGCGTATCGGATTTCCCCACCAAATCCGACGAGGGCTATGGCCAGATGCTCTGACAAGGCCGCTGACTGTGTTGGGATCTGCTTGCGGAAAGGTAGATATATCCTGGTAGGCTCGATGCCTAAGTGCCTCAAGGCTAATTTTCTGCCCTTCATTATAAGGTTGCCAAGGCATTTGATTCCTGGGGAGAAAGCACGTGATGGTTTTCCCATGACTACCCACTGTATCGGTCGGGCTTTTTCAGGAGGGCCTTGCGCCAGTGCTCCTACTCCCCCCTCTTTTGTAAAGTGGACATACAGGTCGAGTGGAATATTAGGATTCCACCTGGCGAGCGTGCTCGACAACATCTGTTGTTCAATGAAGTCAAGGGAATTCATTGCTTCTGCCATCAGGGTTTTCCGCTCCCATGGGTTCTTCCCTCTCAGGAGATCATTCAGGGGGGCCATGATTTCAGGCGGGATCAGGATGATATTACGGAGCCATTGCAGGGACCCCACCAGTTGTTGCACATCGTGGAGTGTTTTAATATCTCTACGAATCTTCATCTGCGGAGGGCTCACGTGAGAGCTTGTGATTTCTACTCCCAGGAAGCTCACACACGGGCCTCTTTTGATCTTCACGCTTGTGATTTCAAACCCGTTTGCTTGTAGAGTTTCAGAAACTGTCGACACCAGCTGGTCCACCTGCTTTGCTGTCGGTGCAGCGATCAAAATGTCATCCATGTATTGGATGATGGTGGCAGTCGGGTCTTTGCGTCGAGCTGGTACTAATGCTCGGTCCACTGTGGCAAATAGTGGGTGAGTTGATCATCCCTTGTGGAAGCACCTTCCATTGGAAGCGTAGGTTTGGGCGTTGGCTGTTCGGGTACacaacagaaaaggcaaatcTCTCCTTATCATCCTTGTGAAGGggtattgaaaagaaacagtcctTAATATCAAGGACGGCACAAGGTTGTCCCTCTGGTATCATGGAATTCATGGGCAGCAATGTCTGTACAGGACCCATCGGTTGGATCCTCTTATTCACCTCACGTAGGTCGTGGAGAAGGCGGAATCCTTCGCCCGTTCGCTTGGGTACGACAAACACCGGGGTGTTCCACGGGCTGGTAGAAGGTTCTATATGGTCTCGGTGCAGTTCATGGTCTATTAGTTCAAGGAGGGCATCCATTCGAGGCTTTGGTAGGGGCCACTGCTTGACCCACACCGGATTGGTCGACTTCCATTTCAGCTTTATTGGTGGAAGTGGATGCACGGCAGTGGCCCTTACGGTAAATTTGTTACCCTGGCTTTCAATAGGGAGAGAGCATCTCTTCCTAGTAGGGGTGGGACTCCTGGCAAGACGTATGGGTATAGGATGATGGTCTTTTCCGGACCATCCTCAGTCTAAATTGTAATCGCTATCGGCTGGGTGCTCTTCAAAGCTCGGGTTAGTCCCCCGACTCCTCCCACCGTAGGGGCGCCTTGTAATGGCCAACTCGGGGGCCAGCTCATTTCAGGGAGGATGGTGACATCAGCTCCTGTGTCGACCAGGAAGGGGACCTTGATGGAGTTGCTGTTGGGGGTGTTGTAAAGAGTACACAACCCCCATACCACTGGCGGGCTGTCGCATGttactgccagggccaccctggGGTCTCGCCCCCATGGGGTGCTTCTTGCTGTTGGGGCTGGGGCGGATTTACTTGGGCCACCGGTTGGGCCGCCGGTTGGGCTGCCGGGCTGGCTGCCTCTTGGGTGGGCATTTGGATTGGGGGTGCCATTTGGGGTACCATCTGGGGTACCATTTGGGGCGCCATGACCCACCCAGGGTAGGTGTAGCTGAGATGCAGGTTTGGAGGTGTCTTTCCCCATCCAGGGTAGACGTAGTTGGGCCGTCCCATGTTCCAGGTGGGAGAGGATCTCGCACGGCCCGTgtgtcctctccctcccccGTTTCCCTGGGCATTAGCCTTGCAGTCCTTAGCTACATGTCCTCTTTTGCCGCAATTCCAGCACCCTCCCTTACGCCGGGTCTTGGGATGGGGGGGCGCTGCTGGTGGGGCTGTCTTCTGGGGGCAGGCTGTCGCAATATGGCCCGCTTCACCACATTTGAAGCATGCCATTGCAGTGGTCAGTTGGTTAACGGTTGCCTGAACTGGGGATAGACGCTCCCTGGTCGCGACATGCTTGATCATGTCTGAGAGAGATGACCCTGTTGGCGCATGCATTCAGCGAGAAGTGCGCTTTTAGcttctgcaggcagggaggaagagtCAATCGCCACTTGTAGACGATCCACGAATTGTATGAAGCTCTCATTCTCATCTTGCTTTATTGTGTTCCATGATGACTGCTTGGTGATGAACTTAGAAGCTGCGCATGTGGTCGTCATTACTTCATAGGGCCGTAAGCCTTGGGCTTGTGCCTGAGGGGTAATCATGGCTGGGTCTGCGCCCATCAGTCTTTGTAGGCTGGAACCATGTAGCGGGTGGTCTTCCCCAGCCACTTGGGTCAGTTGCCTGGTACAGTTATCCTCCCATTCCTGCTTGAAGACAATCATGCCTGCCCCGTCAAGAATGAGTCTGCATGTATGTTTTATATCAAATGGGAGCATGTCATCTCCCCCGAAAAGCCCATCTATAAGGGTAGAGACCATAGCAGAGTTTATTCCCTTGTCTCCAATTGCTCGAACAATTGCCTGTACGTCCTTGGGGTTAACGGGTGTGTAAACCCTGCGATCCCCTTCTCCAACCCGGACCGGAAACGCCAGTGGATTTGAGCTCCAGGCTGCACAAGCATTCTGTATTTCCCTCCATATGGAAAGCTGTGTTATATCCGGTTTTTCCAGGTTAAGGGAGTGAGTTCcctccttttcttgttttgagtCAGTCATGGGCGACCCATCCCGTTTAGTCCCTGATCTGGATTCGGAGCTTGACCGGTTTTTGTACTCGTGTTTTGGGCTCCAGCTCCGTCTGTGTTCCCTGTAATCAGGCGGGCTGTGGCTCCGCCCTCTACCCGTGGGAGCAGGGGAGCCTCGGTGCCGCTCATTCCCCCTGTGGGCAGGTGGGCTGTGGCTCTGCTTGATACCTGAGCGAGCGGGGGAACCCCGGTCCCACCCTCTCCCTCTGTGGGCAGGTGGGCTGTGGCTCCGCCCACGCTCCGGGCAGGTGTGGGAGCTCGGGCTCCGCCCTCCTCCCTTGTGTGTACAGGGGCTGTGGCTCCGCCCACTACCTGAGTGGGTGGGGGACCTTGGACCCCCCGTTCCCTCCTTCAGGCAGCCGCAGGCAGGAGGCATGCCGCGGGTGGGCAGCGGGTAGGGCAGGTCCTGTCGTCCCGCGGGACTCAGGGACCTGGGACGGCGGGGCGAGGGCTCGCGGCCGCGGGACGGGGACCCGGCCCCGCGGCAAGGCGAACCAGCGCAGCTGGGGGGGGACGCGGTGCGGCGACGTGGGAAAACGGCGCAGTCAGGGGAGTCGGCGCGGGGGGGCTGGGCCTCTGCGCGCGGGCACGGGGACTCAGCGCGACAGGGTGGGGGTTTGGGGGGCGTATCTCCCTCCTGAGATTCCTGAGGCTCTGCAGGGTCACTGATCTCTGGTGGGTGCAAGGTCTGCGTGGCAGCCCCGACCCCCAGCTTCGGGACTGCTAGCAAGCAGTGCCTCGCGGCTTTCCATGTCTCTTGTTCCTCCATGGACTTCTGCAGAGCCTGCCGAATCTTTCCCCACGCTTTCAAATTTTTCCCACTACCTGAAGAGATTGTCTCCTCAGCTAGCGCTGCGGTACATTCGGGCCAAAACTCTGGATGGAGGATATCTACGGGCTGCTCAATTACCCCCAACTGAATTAACCTAGGGACCGCGAGTTTAAAATCACATGGCTTACAATCAACACCCCATTGCTTATGCATTTGCGATACGACCTTAATAAGGGCTTCCATCCCTCCTTGTCGATCCGGTCTGTACTCTCGTCCTCTCAGCTCAAGTTCCGTCCACTCCGGGCTAGGACTCCAACACTCCCGTCCGCTTCCGGGCCTGGAACTTCTTTCCTTCGACCCCAACTGGGAGCAAAATCTTTTTCCGAGTGTTCCCGGGCCTGGAACTTCTTTCCTTCGACCCCGACTGGGAACCTTTCACACTACCTATGTTAACTACAATCTAATTACCGTGAATCCCGGGTTTCGGCACCATTTGTTGCCTTTCGGTTAAAGGCACGACCTGGTTCTGGGGTAGCACGCGGTTGCTAAGTAATGAAGTAGCCAGACGCCAAGATGGGAAGAGCAGCCAAGAGAGCCAAGAGAGTTTATTGCCGCGTGGCACGGGTTTAAATAGACGCGCCTTGTGCCTTGTTGCGTCACTTCCGCCGTGTCACAGCTCACATCCCATTGGCTACAGGGGGAGGGGCCTCTGACTTCCCGTAACATCGCGAGATCTTCCGAGCGCCAGGCCCTACCTCACCACAGCTGCCCTTTGGggaaaaacctttccctgaTATATAAACTTAACCTCCCATAATTCAGCTTCCTATCATTTCCCCAAGTTCTGTCATTgatcacaggagtgaagaaatctgacccagccccatctcttccccttaTGAGGATCCATAGATTGCAATGGGGTCTCCCCTCAGGCTTCTTTCCTCCCaaatgaacaatccaagtgacttTAGGtgctcctcataagtcatcccttccagaacctccaccatccttgttgctctcctttggacattCTCCAACACCTTGATGCCTTTTTTATCCTGAGGtgcccaaactgcacacagtactcagaGTGAGGCCGTACCAGTgtagagcagagcaggacagtcacctccctgggctggctggtgacactgtgcttgatgcaccccaggacacggTTGGCcgtcctggctgccaggacacactgctggcacatcTCCAGTTTGTCATtaaccaggacccccaggtccctctctgctctccagccactcgttccccagtctgtacttgcccccagggttgccccatcccaggtgcagaattcagcacttgcccTTGTGGTTGGTGATTCAGCACTTGCTGAACTTGTGGTTCAGCACTTGgccttcctctgcctgctgatTGCCCAGCTCTCTAACCTGCTGAGTTCTctcatccacaaacttgcttcagattccttccagtcctgcacCCAAGTCACTgctgaagatgttgaagaggactggGCCAAGGATGGAGCTCTGCAGGACCCCACTAGTGACCGGTCACCAGCCTGATGTGACCCCATTCATTGTCACTCTTTGTGCTCCACCTGTGAGCCACCTGCTCACCCATCATATAGCAGGGTTGTCCAGCTGTATGATGGGCATTGTATCCAGGAAGATGCTATGAGAGACAGTaccaaaagcttttctgaagtccagaaatattacaccctctgccttcccttgaTCAGGTAGGTGGGTTTCCCTGTCATAAAAGATTTGACCCACTGGGATCCCCAAGTtgttctctgcagggctgctctcagtcATTCATCTCCCAGTCTTTACTGACAGtggggatttcctcctcccagaaacaggactttgcacttgtccctattgaacttcatgagtttTGCACAGACCTACTACTCAAatctgcccaggtccctctggttGTCATCCATACCCTCAAGTGAATCACCTGTGACActgagcttggtgtcatctgccaACTTGCTGAGGAATCACTTGATCCCACAGTCCCTGTCACTGATGAAAATGTGAATCAGTAGTGGGGACATCCACTACTATTTAGAAGGTACCTTTAAGTCCAGAAGGGACATCCTTAAGTATTGGTTTCCCTTGGACACTGATCCATTGACCATAACTGTTTGCATGAAGTCATCCAACCATTTCCTATCTCATCCAGCTGTCCCTCCATCAAACACATCTCCCTCCACTTCATCAAGGAGAATGTTGTAGGGGATCATATGGAGTTTTGGTAGATGAagtctgcagctcttcccttctccactgCTGCAACTACTCTATGGCAGAAGGCCAGGAGGTTGCTGAGGCTCAGTTTGCCctttgtgaagctgtgttgCTGCCTCAGATCAAATCCCTCTCCCCCATACATTTTGATGTggcttccaggaggatctgttccagGATTTGACATCCCTTGAACACAAACATGGGCTTCAGACCCTCTCATCCTGACCAGTGACATGTGACAAAGATATAAGGAAGAGGTGATTTTAATATAGAAGTTTTGACTTTATAGGATTTGATGTCAAGGATTGCTCTGTTACGATGTGGAAGGGACACACATCCCTTGGAGTGGTTGACATGGGGATCTGGGGCAATGATTTCCAGAGGGACATTGGAAATGGAACTGGAACTGAGTTGGAGTGAATTGTTCAGGGATCAGACAAAAGAATGAGGAAGGCCCTCCCATTGAGTCAAAAGTGTCATAGTGAACCCCCTTGTTTTCTAAACTTCTCAGAGGACTCGAGCTGTGGCTGGATCAGATTGTAACACCAGAGGAATCTCAGAAAAAAGACATCAGGAAGAGATGAGTTGGTCACTGCTGTATAACCTGTTTTTTCAGTGGCAAAGGAACATacatctcatttaaaaaacatttccagcacCCTTTgtttaaaaccagaaaggaaGACATAGAACTGGAAATGGTATGAACAAGAAGACTTCTTTGTGCACATCATTATCACatgtaaaacagagaaaaaacctgaaacaccAATAGTCCCAGAACTCAGGCTGAACATGTGATGAGACACAATACTAAtgatttcagatattttatcAATTCTACACATGAGAAATTGAGCATTTTCTTATTTGAAGAAACAATCCTGTCATCAGTTTCCATACAGtacccttgagctcctggttcctcatgctgtagatgagggggttcactgctggaggaaccaccgagtacagaaatgacaccaccaggtccagggatggggaggagatggaggggggcttcaggtaggcaaagatgccAGTGCTAATGAACAAGGAGaccacggccaggtgagggaggcacgtggaaaaggctttgtgccttccctgctcagaggggatcctcagcacagccctgaagatctctaCATACGACACCACAATGtaaacaaaacagccaaatgCAATACTGGAACTGACCACAagaagcccaagttccctgaggtaaGAGTGTaggcaggagagcttgaggacctgggggatttcacagaagaactggtccagggcatttCCCcggcagaggggcagggagaatgtattggctgtgtgcagcagagcagtgagaaacccagtgccccaggcagctgctgccatgtggacacaagctctgctgcccaggagggtcccatagtgcaggggtttgcagatggccacgtagcggtcgtaggacatgatggtcaggagagaGAATTCTGCAACTataaagaagacaaagaaaaagatctgtgcagcacatcccttgtaggagatgtccgtgttgtcccagagggaattggccatggctttgggcagagtggtggagatggatcccaggtcgaggagggagaggttgaggaggaagaagtacatgggggtgtggaggtggtggtcacaggcgatggtagtgatgatgaggccgttgcccaggagggcagccaggtagatgcccaggaagagccagaagtgcaagagctgcagctcccgcctgtctgcaaatgccaggaggaggaactgcctgatggagctgctgttagACATCTCATGCCACTAGATAGGATACAGATCTtttagtgcaaaaaaaaaaaaaaaaaaaaaaaaaaaaagtcatgacaGTGTGAattcaagaaacatttttaaatttctcccaGAGACACACAAACAGCTTCTTCCGTTTCATGAACAACTTTTTAATGTACCTTTCAAACACCCTGGCTTATCCTGGTTGAATGTCCATTAAGGAGCAGGGTCTGTGCTACCCTATCGCAATTgggaaaaaagaggcagaatgGGATCTCAGATTAAATCCACTCTTGATGTTCAAGAGCTTTACATCATTGTCACCCCAATGCATCACTAGGCTGCAGAGAAGAGCTGATGGGATCCAGCATGTTTTGCTAtacaacaatttttaaaaaacgCATGAGGAAAATTGTAATGCAGGAGCCCCTGGTGTTTCTCTTGCTCTGCAAGTGAAATCTTGAGGGtgctgagaaaaaaagggactgtcccttagtgcagagtgaggacagctgctctgtccatcagtcctgctctcagctgcacaaagaggcaAAGATCCTAAAGATGGGGTATCCTGACAGGAAGGTGGTCTGACACCCAGCCCACACCCTGCAATCCCCACAGCCCCAAGTCTCAGGTGGTTTGGATGCTTTTCCTccacagacacagcagcaggacaggacctgcagcatcagtgtctgagctgcacAAGAATCctcacccccccagcccagccaaaagaaatgaaagaacaagggcagcagcagcaggggcaagaggggaacCTGCCAAAGTTCTGCTACCAAAAGAGTCGGGacagggagacacaggcagagactccagcatttcccttctctgctggggggctgctggaaggCTCCTCAGAATTCAGTGCTCATTATCTGAAGGGCTGAgggactgtgctgtgtgacagagagcagggtttagctcaagggagggcagcagctctgcaggggatggctgggaggtgcaggaatcccccctgccatcatcttccaggcagcagctccctctccatccctgcccatctctgctgcctgcagctctttctctgtccccagctctcctccccggcagtgctcacagcccccatcccacccactgagtgctcagctctgccctgcagacccctcctggcagcaacaggacctgtccaggggcatctctgtctgtgcaggggctcaggagcagctcaga
The window above is part of the Calypte anna isolate BGI_N300 unplaced genomic scaffold, bCalAnn1_v1.p scaffold_183_arrow_ctg1, whole genome shotgun sequence genome. Proteins encoded here:
- the LOC115600273 gene encoding olfactory receptor 14J1-like translates to MSNSSSIRQFLLLAFADRRELQLLHFWLFLGIYLAALLGNGLIITTIACDHHLHTPMYFFLLNLSLLDLGSISTTLPKAMANSLWDNTDISYKGCAAQIFFFVFFIVAEFSLLTIMSYDRYVAICKPLHYGTLLGSRACVHMAAAAWGTGFLTALLHTANTFSLPLCRGNALDQFFCEIPQVLKLSCLHSYLRELGLLVVSSSIAFGCFVYIVVSYVEIFRAVLRIPSEQGRHKAFSTCLPHLAVVSLFISTGIFAYLKPPSISSPSLDLVVSFLYSVVPPAVNPLIYSMRNQELKGTVWKLMTGLFLQIRKCSISHV